Proteins from a single region of Pseudomonas phenolilytica:
- the ahbB gene encoding siroheme decarboxylase subunit beta, with the protein MSIALNDLQAMHLRRLLEAGLPLAARPYRQLAEQIGSSEEQVLDQVRLWQEDGLFRRVGLVLKHRALGFRANAMLVLDIPDAEVDEVGRRLGQAVGVNLCYQRPRRLPQWPYNLFCMVHGREREQVCQLIETLLAEHGLSEVPHQLLFSTRAYKQCGGRYAPPLAREAAHG; encoded by the coding sequence ATGAGCATTGCGCTGAACGATCTGCAGGCGATGCACCTGCGCCGTCTGCTGGAGGCCGGCCTGCCGCTGGCGGCACGGCCCTATCGGCAGCTCGCCGAGCAGATCGGCAGCAGCGAGGAGCAGGTGCTCGATCAGGTCCGGCTCTGGCAGGAGGACGGCTTGTTCCGCCGCGTCGGGCTGGTGCTCAAGCATCGCGCGCTGGGTTTTCGGGCCAACGCCATGCTGGTGCTGGACATCCCCGATGCCGAAGTCGATGAGGTCGGGCGCCGGCTCGGCCAGGCCGTTGGTGTCAATCTCTGCTACCAGCGCCCGCGGCGGTTGCCGCAGTGGCCGTACAACCTGTTCTGCATGGTTCACGGGCGTGAGCGCGAGCAGGTCTGCCAGCTGATCGAGACACTGCTCGCCGAGCATGGCCTCAGCGAGGTGCCGCACCAGTTGCTGTTCAGCACCCGCGCCTACAAGCAGTGCGGCGGCCGTTATGCCCCGCCGCTGGCCAGAGAGGCTGCGCATGGATGA
- a CDS encoding Lrp/AsnC family transcriptional regulator, with amino-acid sequence MDDFDRQLINRLQHGLPLVRRPWQALAEELGSSSEVLRARVQALLDDGTLTRFGPMFDIERLGGAFTLAALSVPEERFDEVAAILDAMPEVAHNYRREHAWNMWFVLGCATPEGIAETIARIEAQTGLPVLNLPKEETYHVGLHFPV; translated from the coding sequence ATGGATGACTTCGACCGCCAGCTGATCAACCGCCTGCAGCATGGTCTGCCACTCGTGCGGCGGCCGTGGCAGGCGCTGGCCGAGGAGCTCGGGAGCAGCTCCGAGGTGCTGCGCGCGCGCGTGCAGGCGTTGCTGGACGACGGTACGCTGACCCGCTTCGGTCCCATGTTCGATATCGAGCGCTTGGGCGGCGCTTTCACTCTCGCGGCTTTGTCCGTTCCGGAGGAGCGCTTCGACGAGGTGGCGGCGATTCTTGACGCCATGCCGGAGGTCGCACACAACTACCGGCGCGAGCACGCGTGGAACATGTGGTTCGTGCTCGGCTGCGCGACCCCGGAGGGGATCGCCGAAACCATTGCGCGGATCGAGGCGCAGACTGGCTTGCCGGTGCTCAACCTGCCGAAGGAGGAGACCTACCATGTCGGATTGCACTTCCCCGTTTGA
- the ahbB gene encoding siroheme decarboxylase subunit beta, which translates to MSDCTSPFDAQLHRRLVELTEAGLPLVDDPWAWLADELGLEVDATLALLQRLQAGGAIRRIAAVPNHYRLGYRHNGMTVWDVDDAQMARLGPLIGSQAFVSHCYRRPRRDGWRYNLFAMVHGRDARDIDAYRNQIRALLGEACRADEMLVSSRILKKTGLRVAAQRGA; encoded by the coding sequence ATGTCGGATTGCACTTCCCCGTTTGACGCCCAGTTGCATCGGCGTTTGGTCGAGCTCACCGAGGCCGGGTTGCCGCTGGTCGACGATCCCTGGGCCTGGCTGGCCGATGAGCTGGGGCTGGAGGTGGATGCGACGCTCGCCTTGCTGCAGCGCCTGCAGGCGGGCGGAGCGATCCGTCGGATCGCTGCCGTGCCCAACCACTACCGGCTGGGTTACCGGCACAACGGCATGACCGTCTGGGACGTCGACGATGCCCAGATGGCCCGCCTCGGCCCGCTGATCGGTTCCCAAGCCTTCGTTAGTCACTGCTATCGGCGGCCACGCCGCGACGGTTGGCGCTACAACCTCTTCGCGATGGTGCACGGGCGCGACGCGCGCGACATCGACGCCTATCGCAACCAGATCCGAGCGCTGCTCGGCGAAGCCTGCCGGGCGGACGAAATGCTGGTGTCCAGCCGTATTCTGAAGAAGACCGGCCTGCGCGTGGCCGCTCAGCGCGGCGCCTGA
- a CDS encoding c-type cytochrome — protein MSETFTKGMARNIYFGGSVFFFLVFLGLTYHTEQTFPERTNESEITEAVVRGKAVWENNNCIGCHSLLGEGAYFAPELGNVFVRRGGDEAFKPFLHAWMKAQPLGAPGRRAMPQFNLTEQQVDDMAEFLKWTSKIDTNNWPPNKEG, from the coding sequence ATGTCCGAGACCTTCACCAAGGGGATGGCCAGGAATATTTACTTCGGGGGAAGCGTGTTCTTCTTCCTGGTATTCCTAGGCCTGACCTATCACACAGAACAGACCTTTCCCGAGCGAACCAACGAGTCGGAAATCACCGAAGCGGTGGTGCGCGGCAAGGCGGTCTGGGAAAACAACAACTGCATCGGCTGTCACAGCCTGCTTGGTGAAGGCGCCTACTTCGCGCCGGAGCTGGGCAACGTGTTCGTCCGTCGCGGTGGCGATGAGGCCTTCAAGCCTTTCCTGCACGCCTGGATGAAGGCTCAGCCCCTTGGGGCACCGGGTCGTCGCGCCATGCCGCAGTTCAACCTGACCGAACAGCAAGTGGACGATATGGCGGAGTTCCTCAAGTGGACTTCGAAGATCGATACCAACAACTGGCCGCCAAACAAGGAAGGTTGA
- a CDS encoding cbb3-type cytochrome c oxidase subunit I, with protein MGIINPHLKFQSQAVAKPYFVFALMLFVGQILFGLIMGLQYVVGDFLFPLLPFNVARMVHTNLLIVWLLFGFMGAAYYLIPEEADRELHSPKLAIILFWVFAAAGVLTILGYLFVPYAGLAELTHNELLPTMGREFLEQPTITKIGIVVVALGFLYNIGMTMLKGRKTVVSTVMMTGLIGLAVFFLFSFYNPENLARDKYYWWFVVHLWVEGVWELIMGSMLAFVLIKITGVDREVVEKWLYVIIAMALITGIIGTGHHFFWIGAPTVWLWLGSIFSALEPLPFFAMVLFAFNMVNRRRREHPNRAAAIWAMGTTVTAFLGAGVWGFLHTLAPVNYYTHGSQLTAAHGHLAFYGAYAMIIMTMISYAMPRLRGLGEAPDARAQTVEIWGFWLMTISMVLITLFLTAAGVVQVWLQRIPADGAAMSFMNTTDQLAIFFWLRLIAGVFFLIGLVCYLYSFKQRGRVTVASAAATAA; from the coding sequence ATGGGCATCATTAACCCGCATCTCAAATTCCAATCGCAGGCTGTTGCCAAACCTTACTTCGTGTTTGCGCTGATGCTGTTCGTCGGCCAGATTCTGTTCGGTCTGATCATGGGTCTGCAGTATGTGGTGGGTGACTTCCTGTTCCCGCTGCTGCCGTTCAACGTGGCCCGTATGGTCCACACTAACCTGTTGATCGTCTGGCTGCTGTTCGGCTTCATGGGCGCGGCCTACTACCTCATTCCCGAGGAAGCGGATCGCGAACTGCACAGTCCCAAACTGGCCATCATCCTGTTCTGGGTGTTTGCCGCGGCGGGCGTGCTGACGATTCTCGGCTACCTGTTCGTGCCCTACGCCGGTCTGGCGGAGCTGACTCACAACGAACTGCTGCCGACGATGGGACGCGAGTTCCTCGAACAACCGACGATTACCAAGATCGGTATCGTGGTGGTGGCCCTGGGCTTCCTCTACAACATCGGTATGACCATGCTCAAAGGTCGCAAGACCGTGGTCAGCACGGTCATGATGACCGGCCTGATCGGCCTGGCGGTGTTCTTCCTGTTCTCCTTCTACAACCCGGAAAACCTGGCGCGCGACAAGTACTACTGGTGGTTCGTGGTGCACCTGTGGGTGGAAGGCGTGTGGGAACTGATCATGGGTTCGATGCTGGCCTTCGTCCTGATCAAGATCACCGGCGTTGACCGTGAAGTGGTCGAGAAGTGGCTGTACGTGATCATCGCCATGGCTCTGATCACCGGCATCATCGGTACTGGTCACCACTTCTTCTGGATCGGTGCGCCGACCGTGTGGCTGTGGCTGGGCTCGATCTTCTCCGCTCTGGAACCGCTGCCATTCTTCGCCATGGTGCTGTTCGCCTTCAACATGGTGAACCGTCGTCGCCGGGAGCACCCGAACCGTGCCGCCGCGATCTGGGCAATGGGCACTACTGTGACGGCGTTCCTTGGTGCCGGCGTGTGGGGCTTCCTGCACACCCTGGCTCCGGTGAACTACTACACCCACGGTTCGCAGCTCACTGCCGCTCACGGTCACCTGGCGTTCTACGGTGCCTACGCGATGATCATCATGACCATGATCAGCTACGCCATGCCGCGCCTGCGTGGCCTCGGTGAAGCGCCGGACGCTCGTGCGCAGACCGTGGAGATCTGGGGCTTCTGGCTGATGACCATCTCGATGGTGCTGATCACCCTGTTCCTCACCGCCGCAGGCGTGGTCCAGGTCTGGCTGCAACGCATCCCGGCAGATGGCGCCGCCATGTCGTTCATGAACACTACTGACCAGCTGGCCATCTTCTTCTGGCTGCGCCTGATCGCTGGCGTGTTCTTCCTGATCGGCCTGGTCTGCTACCTGTACAGCTTCAAGCAGCGTGGCCGGGTAACGGTCGCCTCGGCAGCCGCCACCGCGGCCTGA
- a CDS encoding nitric oxide reductase activation protein NorD — protein sequence MAFTIEVEEWVGSVWHRFITRRASPDFPEACVELESMQRSLALLFRAMGGASGVGVEAAAARDMLLRRNLLQQVAGTCKQLPVAWCDRNNLRLPQSLSVYPEAALNQDLYRWLALLAAQAGEMRHWARDNQRWTQQLLEQFPAMRPRYQRLVDAHLLLRPDPSQLPKAEAALELALCQALREPGSVSQFPRSERAPWPLPLWLYPAENLGEPQAADRGEDGEGNLETPPGGEARQRKRAKRVEESTSKGGLLLFRLENLFSWSEHVELDRCGDDTEDLDAARVAEDLDELALSRQRMRQGGGLKLDLDLPAADFDDVPLGEGIKLPEWDYRKQALQKDFVNLQMMLPRGSEAKPLPLHLAPLARRLRRQFEHLRNDRQWLRQQPQGSELDLQAWLDFHVERQNGQCAERGLFMEQRQNRRDLACLLLADLSMSTDAHLDNEHRVIDVITDSLLLFGEALSAVGDPFALYGFSSLRRQQVRMQELKSFRQPYGDETRGRIQALKPGYYTRMGAAIRQATELLGACKQRRKLLLLVTDGKPNDLDLYEGRYGVEDTRQAVMEARRQGLLPFCITIDREAGDYLPYMFGANGYTLIKEPQQLPFRLPQLYKQLTQP from the coding sequence ATGGCCTTTACCATCGAAGTGGAAGAGTGGGTCGGCAGTGTCTGGCACCGCTTCATCACCCGCCGCGCCAGCCCGGACTTCCCCGAGGCGTGCGTCGAGCTGGAAAGCATGCAGCGCTCGTTGGCCCTGCTGTTTCGCGCGATGGGCGGGGCCAGCGGCGTCGGTGTCGAAGCTGCCGCAGCGCGGGACATGCTGCTGCGGCGCAACCTGCTGCAACAGGTCGCCGGTACCTGCAAACAGTTGCCGGTGGCCTGGTGTGATCGCAACAACCTTCGGCTTCCGCAAAGCCTCTCGGTGTACCCCGAGGCCGCGCTGAACCAGGATCTCTACCGCTGGCTGGCGCTGCTCGCAGCGCAGGCCGGCGAGATGCGCCACTGGGCGCGTGACAACCAGCGCTGGACTCAACAGTTGCTGGAACAATTTCCCGCCATGCGCCCACGCTATCAGCGGCTGGTCGACGCGCACCTGCTGCTGCGCCCAGACCCGAGCCAGCTGCCCAAGGCCGAGGCCGCGCTGGAGCTGGCGCTGTGTCAGGCATTGCGCGAGCCCGGCAGCGTCAGCCAGTTCCCGCGCAGCGAGCGCGCGCCCTGGCCGCTGCCGTTGTGGCTGTACCCGGCGGAAAACCTCGGCGAGCCGCAAGCCGCCGACCGTGGCGAGGACGGCGAGGGCAATCTGGAAACCCCGCCGGGCGGTGAAGCGCGTCAGCGCAAGCGCGCCAAGCGCGTCGAGGAAAGCACCAGCAAGGGCGGGCTGCTGCTGTTCCGCCTGGAAAATCTGTTCAGCTGGTCCGAACACGTCGAATTGGATCGCTGTGGCGACGATACCGAGGACCTGGACGCCGCGCGCGTCGCCGAGGACCTCGACGAGTTGGCGCTGTCGCGCCAGCGCATGCGTCAGGGCGGCGGACTCAAGCTCGACCTGGACTTGCCGGCGGCGGATTTCGATGACGTGCCGCTGGGTGAGGGCATCAAGCTGCCCGAGTGGGATTACCGCAAGCAGGCCCTGCAGAAGGACTTCGTCAACCTGCAGATGATGCTGCCGCGTGGCTCGGAGGCCAAACCGCTGCCGCTGCATCTGGCGCCGCTGGCACGTCGCCTGCGTCGGCAGTTCGAGCACCTGCGCAATGACCGGCAGTGGCTGCGTCAGCAACCGCAGGGCTCGGAGCTGGATTTGCAGGCCTGGCTGGACTTCCACGTCGAGCGGCAGAACGGCCAGTGTGCCGAGCGTGGGCTGTTCATGGAGCAGCGGCAGAATCGTCGCGACCTGGCCTGTCTGCTGTTGGCCGACCTGTCGATGTCCACCGATGCGCACCTGGACAACGAGCACCGGGTGATCGACGTGATCACCGACAGCCTGCTGCTGTTCGGCGAGGCGCTGTCGGCAGTCGGTGACCCGTTCGCGCTCTACGGCTTTTCCTCGCTGCGTCGCCAGCAGGTGCGCATGCAGGAACTCAAGAGCTTCCGCCAGCCCTATGGTGACGAGACCCGCGGCCGCATCCAGGCGCTCAAGCCCGGCTATTACACCCGCATGGGCGCCGCCATCCGCCAGGCCACCGAGCTGCTCGGTGCCTGCAAGCAGCGGCGCAAGCTGTTGCTGCTGGTCACGGACGGCAAGCCCAACGACCTCGATCTCTATGAAGGCCGCTATGGCGTCGAGGATACCCGCCAGGCGGTGATGGAGGCGCGCAGGCAGGGCCTGCTGCCGTTCTGCATCACCATCGACCGCGAGGCTGGCGACTACCTGCCATATATGTTCGGTGCCAACGGCTACACGCTGATCAAGGAGCCGCAGCAGCTGCCGTTCCGCCTGCCGCAGCTGTACAAGCAGCTGACCCAGCCGTAG